The following proteins are co-located in the Candidatus Accumulibacter cognatus genome:
- a CDS encoding methylmalonyl-CoA mutase family protein: MTDLSIAKKLLPYKPKHKVRFVTAASLFDGHDASINIMRRILQSTGAEVIHLGHNRSVQEIVNAALQEDVQGIAITSYQGGHVEFFKYMIDLLKAGGGENIQVFGGGGGVIVPSEIEELHAYGVARVYSPQDGQSMGLQGMINELMAKSDIDIAALAPQEPDAVLAALKAGNRRKLAQIISALENGAYPEALRKKILHAADGLKVPVLGITGTGGAGKSSLTDELVRRFRLDQGDTIRLAIVSIDPSRKRTGGALLGDRIRMNAIEHPNIYMRSLATRETGSEVSAALPEVIAACKLAGFDLVIVETSGIGQGNAAIVPLVDVSLYVMTPEFGAASQLEKIDMLDFADFVAINKFDRKGAEDALRDVRKQYQRNHEAFSQSPDEMPVFGTMAARFHDDGVTALYQAVASKLHALGLKLKKGRLPLIGLRHSSNQRAIVPAKRVRYLAEIAETVRNYHAHTAAQAEIARQRQSLRTAKELFESCGKPADDFAELITLKDGQLDARARKLLDMWPKTVELYAQDEYVVKIRDKEIRTRLTNTSLSGTRIRKVSLPSYRDDGEVLRFLMKENVPGSFPFTAGVFAFKRENEDPTRMFAGEGDAFRTNRRFKKVSEGMPAKRLSTAFDSVTLYGCDPDARPDIYGKVGNSGVSIATLDDMKVLFDGFELCAPTTSVSLTINGPAPIILSMFFNAAIDQQVDKFRVDNDRDPTEDEMQKIRVWVLANVRGTVQADILKEDQGQNTCIFSTEFALKMMGDIQEFFVHNQIGNFYSVSISGYHIAEAGANPISQLAFTLANGFTYVETYLARGMHIDDFAPNLSFFFSNGMDPEYSVIGRVARRIWAVAMKNKYGGNERSQKLKYHIQTSGRSLHAQEMAFNDIRTTLQALIAIYDNCNSLHTNAYDEAITTPTEESVRRAMAIQLIINREWGLAMNENPNQGSFIIEELTDLVEEAVLKEFEAISGRGGVLGAMETGYQRGKIQEESLYYEHKKHDGSFPIVGVNTFRNPKGDAQIEIELARSTEDEKQSQLARLHGFQSRNAAASGAMLERLKQSVIGNENVFEVLMDAVRVCSLGQITGALYEVGGQYRRSM; this comes from the coding sequence ATGACCGACCTTTCCATCGCCAAGAAGCTTCTGCCCTACAAGCCCAAGCACAAGGTGCGCTTTGTCACCGCCGCCTCCTTGTTTGACGGACATGATGCATCGATCAACATCATGCGCCGAATTCTGCAGTCGACAGGTGCCGAGGTCATCCATCTCGGCCACAACCGCTCCGTGCAGGAGATCGTGAACGCCGCACTGCAGGAGGATGTGCAGGGAATCGCCATCACCTCCTACCAGGGGGGGCACGTCGAATTCTTCAAATACATGATCGACCTGTTGAAGGCTGGTGGCGGAGAGAACATCCAGGTCTTCGGCGGTGGCGGTGGGGTCATCGTGCCGAGCGAGATCGAAGAATTGCACGCCTACGGTGTGGCGCGCGTCTACTCGCCGCAGGATGGCCAGTCGATGGGCTTGCAGGGGATGATCAACGAACTGATGGCGAAATCCGACATCGACATCGCTGCGTTGGCGCCACAAGAGCCGGACGCCGTGCTGGCGGCGCTGAAGGCTGGCAACCGCCGCAAGCTGGCGCAGATCATCAGCGCACTGGAAAACGGTGCCTACCCCGAAGCTCTGCGCAAGAAAATCCTGCACGCCGCGGACGGACTCAAGGTGCCGGTACTCGGAATCACCGGCACCGGCGGTGCCGGCAAGTCTTCGCTGACCGACGAACTGGTGCGCCGCTTCCGGCTCGATCAGGGCGACACCATCAGGCTGGCGATCGTATCGATCGACCCTTCGCGCAAGCGCACGGGCGGCGCACTGCTCGGCGACCGCATCCGTATGAACGCCATCGAACATCCGAACATCTACATGCGATCACTGGCGACACGCGAAACGGGCTCCGAGGTGTCTGCCGCGCTGCCCGAGGTGATCGCCGCCTGCAAGTTGGCCGGCTTTGATCTCGTGATCGTCGAGACTTCAGGGATCGGGCAGGGCAACGCTGCGATCGTGCCCTTGGTCGATGTCTCGCTCTACGTGATGACCCCCGAGTTCGGAGCCGCTTCGCAACTCGAGAAGATCGACATGCTCGACTTCGCCGATTTCGTGGCCATCAACAAATTTGACCGCAAGGGTGCAGAGGATGCGCTGCGCGATGTACGCAAGCAATATCAGCGCAACCACGAGGCCTTCAGCCAGAGCCCGGACGAAATGCCGGTGTTTGGCACGATGGCGGCACGCTTCCACGACGACGGGGTGACCGCTCTCTACCAGGCGGTGGCGTCCAAACTGCACGCACTGGGCCTGAAGTTGAAAAAAGGGAGGTTGCCGCTGATCGGCCTGCGACACTCGTCGAACCAGCGCGCCATCGTTCCGGCGAAGCGCGTGCGCTACCTGGCCGAAATTGCCGAAACCGTCCGCAATTACCACGCGCATACCGCTGCGCAGGCCGAGATCGCTCGCCAGCGACAGTCCCTGAGAACCGCCAAGGAACTGTTTGAAAGCTGCGGCAAGCCGGCCGACGACTTTGCCGAACTGATCACCTTGAAAGACGGGCAACTCGACGCCCGGGCCAGAAAACTTCTCGACATGTGGCCCAAGACCGTCGAGCTCTACGCGCAGGACGAATACGTGGTCAAGATTCGGGATAAGGAGATCCGTACCCGTCTGACCAACACCTCGCTTTCGGGAACACGCATTCGCAAGGTCTCCCTTCCGAGTTACAGGGATGACGGCGAGGTGCTGCGTTTCCTGATGAAGGAAAATGTCCCGGGTTCCTTCCCATTTACCGCAGGCGTCTTTGCGTTCAAGCGCGAGAACGAGGATCCGACCCGCATGTTCGCCGGCGAGGGCGACGCCTTCCGTACCAACCGCCGCTTCAAGAAGGTTTCCGAAGGCATGCCAGCGAAGCGGCTATCGACTGCCTTCGACTCGGTCACCCTCTATGGTTGTGACCCCGATGCCCGACCGGACATTTACGGCAAGGTCGGAAACTCCGGTGTGTCGATCGCCACGCTCGACGACATGAAAGTTCTGTTTGATGGTTTCGAACTGTGCGCACCGACCACCTCGGTATCGCTGACCATCAATGGTCCGGCGCCGATTATCCTGTCGATGTTCTTCAACGCCGCGATTGACCAGCAGGTCGACAAGTTTCGTGTCGATAACGACCGCGACCCGACCGAAGACGAAATGCAGAAAATTCGCGTCTGGGTGCTGGCCAATGTACGAGGCACGGTTCAGGCCGACATCCTGAAGGAGGATCAGGGACAGAATACCTGTATCTTTTCGACGGAATTCGCACTCAAGATGATGGGCGACATCCAGGAGTTCTTCGTCCATAACCAGATCGGGAACTTCTATTCGGTATCGATTTCCGGGTATCACATTGCCGAAGCCGGAGCCAATCCGATTTCGCAGTTGGCTTTCACGCTGGCCAATGGCTTTACCTATGTCGAGACCTATCTGGCACGCGGCATGCATATCGACGATTTTGCGCCGAATTTATCGTTTTTCTTCAGCAACGGCATGGACCCCGAGTATTCGGTCATTGGTCGTGTCGCCCGCCGCATCTGGGCCGTGGCGATGAAGAACAAGTACGGCGGCAATGAGCGCAGCCAGAAACTGAAATACCACATCCAGACCTCCGGTCGCTCGCTCCATGCCCAGGAAATGGCTTTCAACGACATTCGCACCACCCTGCAGGCACTGATTGCCATCTACGACAACTGCAACTCGCTGCATACCAACGCTTACGACGAGGCGATCACCACCCCGACCGAGGAATCGGTTCGCCGTGCCATGGCCATCCAGTTGATCATCAACCGTGAGTGGGGATTGGCAATGAACGAGAACCCGAATCAGGGCTCTTTCATCATCGAAGAGCTGACTGATCTGGTCGAAGAGGCGGTATTGAAGGAGTTCGAAGCCATTTCCGGACGTGGTGGCGTCCTCGGGGCCATGGAAACCGGCTATCAGCGCGGCAAGATCCAGGAGGAGTCGCTCTACTACGAGCACAAGAAGCACGATGGCTCATTCCCGATCGTCGGCGTCAATACTTTCCGCAACCCGAAGGGCGACGCCCAGATCGAAATCGAACTCGCACGCTCGACCGAAGACGAAAAGCAGTCACAATTGGCTCGTCTGCATGGTTTCCAGTCGCGTAACGCGGCGGCTTCCGGGGCGATGCTCGAACGCCTGAAACAGTCCGTCATCGGCAACGAAAATGTCTTTGAGGTCCTGATGGACGCGGTTCGTGTCTGCTCGCTCGGTCAGATCACCGGAGCGCTCTATGAGGTGGGCGGGCAGTACCGTCGCAGCATGTAG
- a CDS encoding histidine phosphatase family protein — protein sequence MASEETTRICLVRHGETTWNVEKRIQGQIDIGLNEAGLSQAEAAAVWLAGEPVTALYSSDLLRTRQTAERLAASLKLRPTLRPEFRERRYGIFEGLTYDESRAKYPAEYLAFERRVPDFVIPQGGESLQQLYERVRAGLQRIAFDHRGQTVVVVTHGGVLDIVNRLVRGHPLSKPRDFLIPNAGINWVSIRDDCWSLETWGETGHLAMVGLDEMP from the coding sequence ATTGCCAGCGAAGAGACAACGCGAATCTGCTTGGTCCGGCATGGCGAGACGACCTGGAACGTGGAAAAGCGTATCCAGGGGCAGATCGACATCGGCCTGAATGAGGCTGGCCTGTCACAGGCAGAAGCAGCGGCGGTCTGGCTGGCTGGCGAGCCGGTGACAGCGCTTTACAGCAGCGACCTGCTACGCACCCGCCAGACCGCCGAGCGCCTCGCCGCCAGCCTGAAGTTGCGCCCCACCTTGCGGCCGGAGTTCCGTGAGCGGCGCTATGGCATTTTTGAAGGATTGACCTACGATGAATCGCGTGCCAAGTACCCGGCCGAGTACTTGGCGTTTGAACGACGCGTGCCGGATTTCGTCATTCCACAGGGCGGTGAGAGTCTGCAGCAACTTTACGAGCGCGTGCGTGCCGGTCTGCAGCGGATTGCCTTCGATCATCGAGGCCAGACGGTGGTGGTCGTCACCCATGGCGGCGTGCTCGATATCGTCAACCGCCTGGTTCGGGGTCACCCTTTGAGCAAGCCGCGTGACTTTCTGATTCCCAACGCCGGGATCAACTGGGTGAGCATCCGTGACGACTGCTGGAGTCTGGAAACCTGGGGCGAAACCGGGCATCTGGCCATGGTGGGGCTTGACGAAATGCCGTAG
- a CDS encoding CBS domain-containing protein, whose protein sequence is MKTLRQILADKSGPLVTVSPDDPVFYALQVMSDANVGALLVLDKEQLVGIFSERDYARKVILFGKASKDTPVRAIMTDKVLYVTPDRTVDECMAIMTDKHIRHLPVLDDEGKVLGIVSIGDVVKETICEQQFIIQQMAKYITG, encoded by the coding sequence ATGAAGACTCTCAGGCAAATCCTCGCCGACAAAAGCGGGCCACTGGTCACCGTCTCGCCGGACGATCCTGTGTTTTACGCCCTGCAAGTGATGTCCGATGCCAACGTTGGCGCGCTCCTCGTGCTCGATAAGGAGCAACTTGTCGGGATCTTCTCCGAGCGTGATTACGCCCGCAAGGTGATCCTCTTCGGCAAGGCGTCGAAAGATACGCCGGTGCGCGCGATCATGACGGACAAGGTGCTTTATGTGACCCCCGACCGGACGGTCGACGAGTGCATGGCGATCATGACGGACAAGCACATCCGCCACCTGCCGGTTCTCGACGACGAGGGCAAAGTCCTCGGGATCGTTTCCATCGGCGATGTGGTCAAGGAAACGATCTGCGAACAACAGTTCATCATCCAGCAAATGGCAAAATATATCACCGGCTAA
- a CDS encoding cytochrome c4 — MIRTTTLAVLLAASFSVFAAEQAKTKVDLTKAKEIAEGMCIACHGADGNSPAPANPILAGQIPEYLYKQLSNFKAVDGKPAVRNNAIMGGMVAALSDEDMKSLSVYFSQQKMKPSAAKEEKLLAEGKTLWRGGDFEKGIPACAGCHGPAGAGLPAQYPRLAGQYAEYTANQLKIFRSHERANDAEKVMRTIAGKLSDRQIDAIAEYAAGLR, encoded by the coding sequence ATGATTCGTACAACGACACTCGCGGTTCTCCTGGCCGCCAGTTTCTCCGTCTTCGCAGCAGAACAGGCAAAGACCAAGGTTGACTTGACGAAGGCCAAGGAAATCGCTGAAGGCATGTGTATTGCCTGTCACGGGGCCGATGGCAACAGCCCGGCACCGGCCAATCCGATCCTCGCCGGCCAGATTCCCGAGTATCTCTACAAGCAGTTGAGCAATTTCAAGGCGGTCGATGGAAAACCGGCGGTACGTAATAACGCGATCATGGGCGGCATGGTTGCGGCACTGTCAGACGAGGACATGAAGAGTCTGTCCGTGTACTTCTCGCAGCAAAAGATGAAACCTTCGGCGGCCAAGGAAGAAAAGCTGTTGGCTGAAGGCAAAACGCTATGGCGCGGGGGGGACTTCGAGAAAGGCATCCCGGCCTGTGCCGGTTGCCACGGTCCGGCCGGCGCCGGCCTGCCGGCGCAATATCCGCGGCTGGCCGGACAGTATGCAGAGTACACGGCCAACCAGTTAAAAATCTTTCGCAGCCATGAGCGAGCCAATGATGCGGAAAAAGTGATGCGAACCATCGCCGGCAAGCTCTCCGACCGCCAGATCGATGCCATCGCCGAGTACGCAGCCGGTCTGCGCTAG
- a CDS encoding YihA family ribosome biogenesis GTP-binding protein, which produces MPLFQQAVFHTTVAHLRDLPTDSQCEIAFAGRSNSGKSSAINTLANHSRLAFVSKTPGRTQHLNYFRVEDGKYFVDLPGYGFAKAPEEIRSQWEGLLAPYLRRRVALSGLVLIMDSRHPLTELDLQMLSWFVPTGKPVHVLLSKADKLSRQEQVLAFRQVQKVLQEIGGNCTLQLFSSLNRSGVAEAEEVLGAWLGLARKPQPSPQTGLAIEKATRPKKRSAIGWGARSHAGKR; this is translated from the coding sequence ATGCCTCTCTTCCAGCAGGCGGTCTTTCATACGACAGTTGCCCACTTGCGTGATCTGCCGACCGATTCTCAATGTGAAATCGCTTTCGCGGGTCGTTCCAATTCCGGCAAGTCGTCGGCGATCAACACCCTGGCCAATCATTCACGGCTGGCTTTCGTTTCCAAGACGCCGGGGCGGACGCAGCATCTGAACTATTTTCGGGTCGAAGACGGCAAGTACTTCGTTGACCTGCCCGGCTACGGTTTTGCCAAGGCACCCGAGGAAATCCGATCGCAGTGGGAGGGTTTGCTGGCCCCCTATTTGCGGCGGCGTGTCGCATTGTCCGGTCTGGTTCTGATCATGGATAGTCGCCACCCGCTGACCGAACTGGACCTGCAGATGCTGAGCTGGTTTGTTCCGACCGGCAAGCCTGTCCATGTTCTGCTCTCCAAGGCCGACAAGCTTTCCCGCCAAGAGCAGGTGCTCGCATTTCGCCAGGTACAGAAGGTGCTGCAGGAAATTGGCGGCAACTGTACCCTGCAACTTTTTTCCAGCTTGAACAGGTCGGGAGTGGCGGAGGCGGAAGAGGTTCTGGGCGCTTGGCTTGGCTTGGCCAGGAAACCGCAGCCATCGCCGCAGACCGGCTTGGCCATAGAGAAAGCGACCCGCCCGAAGAAGCGCAGTGCCATCGGCTGGGGGGCCCGTAGCCATGCCGGGAAGCGCTAA
- the hemB gene encoding porphobilinogen synthase: MDYQAKFPTARMRRMRRDNFSRRLMRESQLTVDDLIYPVFMLEGVQRVEPIPSMPGIERQSLDRLLKTAEQALALGIPALALFPVIDSTRKTPGAEEAYNPDGLVPRVVTTLKKEFPELGVMTDVALDPYTSHGQDGLIDADDPHGYVLNDETLVVLARQALVHAQAGADIVAPSDMMDGRVGYIRSELDAARQIHTRILAYSAKYASSFYGPFRDAVGSTSNLGKSNKYSYQMDPANSDEALREVAIDLGEGADMVMVKPGMPYLDIVRRVKDTFQVPTYVYQVSGEYAMLKAAAQLGWLDEQTSVLESLLACKRAGADGILSYFALSAAAWLNASA, from the coding sequence ATGGATTACCAGGCAAAATTTCCCACAGCACGCATGCGGCGCATGCGCCGGGACAACTTTTCGCGCCGTCTGATGCGCGAATCGCAGCTGACCGTGGATGACCTGATTTACCCGGTGTTTATGCTCGAAGGTGTCCAGCGTGTTGAGCCGATTCCCTCGATGCCGGGTATTGAGCGGCAGAGTCTGGATCGTCTGCTGAAGACGGCCGAGCAGGCGCTCGCACTGGGCATCCCGGCCTTGGCCCTGTTTCCGGTGATCGACTCCACCCGTAAGACACCAGGCGCCGAAGAAGCCTACAACCCGGATGGCTTGGTGCCGCGTGTAGTGACAACACTGAAAAAAGAGTTCCCCGAGCTTGGGGTGATGACCGATGTTGCCCTTGATCCCTATACCAGTCATGGGCAGGATGGCTTGATCGACGCGGACGATCCTCACGGTTACGTGCTGAACGACGAAACGCTTGTGGTTCTTGCCAGGCAGGCGCTGGTGCATGCGCAGGCGGGTGCCGATATCGTGGCCCCTTCGGACATGATGGACGGTCGCGTCGGCTACATTCGTAGCGAGCTCGACGCCGCTCGGCAGATTCACACCCGCATCCTGGCCTACTCGGCCAAGTACGCATCAAGCTTTTACGGCCCTTTCCGCGACGCCGTCGGTTCGACCAGCAATCTGGGCAAGAGCAACAAGTACAGCTACCAGATGGACCCCGCGAACAGCGACGAAGCACTGCGTGAAGTCGCCATCGACTTGGGCGAAGGGGCCGACATGGTGATGGTCAAACCGGGGATGCCTTATCTGGATATCGTCCGCCGTGTCAAGGATACGTTCCAGGTGCCCACCTATGTTTATCAGGTCAGTGGCGAGTATGCGATGCTCAAGGCCGCCGCGCAGCTTGGCTGGCTGGACGAGCAGACCAGTGTTCTGGAGAGCCTGCTGGCCTGCAAACGGGCAGGCGCGGACGGTATTCTGAGTTACTTTGCGCTTTCTGCCGCAGCCTGGCTCAATGCATCGGCCTGA
- a CDS encoding acyltransferase — protein MTEVRMPGMPSRLAFVDALKALAFQLIVLHHLAFYGPMSDHAYLLAPDLIRWLSQDARMAVQAFLVIGGFLAVRSLAPEGVMLATHPLDLVQKRYLKLVLPYLTAMLIGLACAAIAREWMVHDSIPGRPTLPQVVAHALLLQSILGYEGLSAGVWYVAIDFQLFALLVGVLWLARTIARGTTIPTVSVLLVVTLALASLYYFNRDGAWDVWGVYFFAAYALGIVTYWATDHKKMLGWLLPMVGLVAIALLIDYRPRLVVALLVALAIGLARIYGWLENWPRSRLIAYLGKISYSVFLVHFPICLLINGLFARFAASDPWVNLAGMCIAWLASIAAGALFFRYVESPAQRGFWRTQAQPGLRPMH, from the coding sequence ATGACTGAAGTACGCATGCCTGGCATGCCTTCACGGCTGGCATTCGTAGACGCACTGAAAGCCCTGGCCTTTCAGCTGATCGTTTTGCATCATCTGGCTTTTTATGGACCGATGTCTGATCATGCCTACCTGCTGGCACCCGACTTGATCCGCTGGTTAAGCCAGGATGCGCGCATGGCAGTACAGGCCTTCCTGGTGATTGGGGGTTTCCTGGCCGTGCGGAGTCTTGCGCCCGAAGGGGTGATGCTTGCGACCCATCCGCTTGATCTTGTGCAGAAACGTTACTTGAAACTGGTCCTGCCCTACCTCACGGCCATGCTGATCGGCCTTGCCTGCGCGGCCATCGCGCGCGAGTGGATGGTGCATGACTCCATTCCCGGCCGGCCAACGCTACCGCAAGTCGTCGCGCATGCGCTACTGCTGCAAAGCATCCTGGGCTACGAAGGTCTGTCGGCAGGCGTCTGGTACGTCGCCATCGACTTTCAGCTATTCGCGCTCCTGGTCGGTGTGCTGTGGCTGGCACGGACCATTGCACGCGGCACTACGATACCCACCGTCAGTGTCTTGCTGGTCGTCACCCTGGCATTGGCATCACTGTACTATTTCAACCGCGATGGAGCCTGGGATGTGTGGGGAGTCTACTTCTTCGCGGCCTACGCGCTCGGGATCGTAACCTACTGGGCGACCGATCATAAAAAAATGCTTGGCTGGCTATTGCCGATGGTCGGTCTGGTGGCCATCGCGCTGTTGATCGACTACCGTCCACGCCTTGTCGTAGCACTGCTGGTGGCGCTGGCAATCGGTCTGGCACGCATCTACGGATGGCTCGAGAACTGGCCCCGGTCTCGCCTCATTGCTTACCTGGGAAAGATTTCCTACTCGGTCTTCCTCGTCCACTTCCCGATTTGCCTGCTGATCAATGGTCTCTTCGCACGCTTCGCAGCATCCGACCCCTGGGTCAATCTGGCGGGAATGTGCATCGCCTGGTTGGCAAGCATTGCCGCTGGCGCACTCTTTTTCCGTTATGTCGAGAGCCCGGCGCAACGAGGGTTTTGGCGTACGCAGGCACAGCCCGGCCTCAGGCCGATGCATTGA